A genomic stretch from Bacterioplanes sanyensis includes:
- a CDS encoding FecCD family ABC transporter permease, which produces MLRRELIPPLFLLLVPLCLLLGLSLGSQSWSWLWQSDTGQTVLWHIRLPRVLMAFLLGAVLAWAGVLIQGVVRNPLADPGIIGVAGGAAVGAALFLALLPTASAELQTLFAFAGAWLALWLVLKLGLSGSAMHAMSFLILAGIAVNVMASALIGLLSYLASDSSLRQITFWLLGSLGNANWYWVSVLAAILLAALCYWPQRLRQLDALLLGDTEARSMGIEVAQLQQRTVVWVALMVSVAVSASGIIGFIGLVSPHIARLLTGASHRRVLPLAVLIGGCLMVLADTLARLLIAPAELPIGIVTSLLGAPVFIALLLREKRRLSW; this is translated from the coding sequence ATGTTGCGTCGCGAGCTTATCCCGCCGCTGTTTTTGTTACTAGTACCGCTGTGTTTGTTGCTCGGATTGAGTCTTGGTAGCCAAAGCTGGAGCTGGTTGTGGCAATCGGATACCGGGCAAACGGTGCTGTGGCACATTCGCCTGCCACGTGTATTGATGGCGTTTTTACTCGGTGCGGTGCTGGCTTGGGCTGGGGTCTTGATTCAGGGCGTGGTGCGCAACCCGTTGGCTGATCCGGGCATCATTGGTGTTGCTGGTGGTGCCGCGGTGGGCGCTGCGCTGTTTTTGGCGCTGCTGCCGACGGCCAGCGCTGAGCTACAAACGCTGTTCGCTTTTGCTGGCGCTTGGCTGGCGTTGTGGCTGGTGCTGAAGCTGGGCTTAAGTGGCAGCGCTATGCACGCTATGAGCTTTCTGATTCTGGCGGGCATTGCTGTCAATGTGATGGCCAGCGCTCTAATTGGATTGCTGTCGTACTTGGCCAGCGACAGCTCGTTGCGACAAATCACCTTCTGGTTATTGGGCAGTCTGGGCAATGCCAACTGGTATTGGGTGTCGGTATTGGCGGCGATCTTGCTGGCGGCGCTGTGTTACTGGCCGCAACGCTTGCGCCAGTTGGACGCCTTGTTGCTGGGCGACACCGAAGCGCGCTCGATGGGCATTGAAGTGGCGCAACTGCAGCAACGAACGGTGGTGTGGGTGGCGTTGATGGTCAGCGTGGCTGTCAGTGCCAGCGGTATCATCGGCTTTATTGGTCTGGTCAGCCCGCACATTGCGCGGCTACTCACCGGTGCCTCGCATCGCCGTGTGCTGCCATTGGCGGTACTGATTGGCGGCTGCTTGATGGTGCTGGCGGATACCCTAGCGCGGTTACTGATTGCCCCGGCGGAGCTGCCCATTGGCATTGTCACCAGCTTGCTCGGTGCACCGGTGTTCATTGCGTTGTTGCTGCGCGAAAAGCGGCGGTTGTCATGGTGA
- a CDS encoding pentapeptide repeat-containing protein, which translates to MSKPMISQDPLYQLLRHDDVAGFNAARQQGQAVDLRRCDLRGLDLRNIDLSGLDLSDCYFRGADLRGIDFSTCLLHGASLADAKISGCLFPLAIPAQEILLSVTHGIRLRHPQPGK; encoded by the coding sequence ATGAGTAAGCCGATGATCAGCCAGGACCCGCTGTATCAACTGCTGCGCCACGATGACGTAGCCGGGTTTAATGCGGCCCGCCAACAAGGCCAAGCGGTGGATTTACGCCGCTGTGACTTGCGCGGTTTGGACCTGCGCAATATCGATTTGAGTGGACTCGACTTAAGCGACTGCTACTTTCGCGGCGCCGATTTGCGCGGCATCGATTTCAGCACCTGTCTGCTGCACGGTGCCAGCCTCGCCGATGCCAAAATCAGCGGTTGTTTGTTTCCGTTGGCGATCCCGGCGCAAGAGATATTGCTGTCGGTCACTCACGGCATACGATTGCGACATCCGCAGCCGGGTAAATGA
- a CDS encoding Rieske (2Fe-2S) protein translates to MSKERALCHSSAIAEGQSKGFEFEEQRLFVVHKGGRFYAYRNQCPHLGIELEWLPDQFLDAEGALIQCATHGALFLIDSGDCIAGPCQGQALTSLPCRCDEEGQLWVTL, encoded by the coding sequence ATGAGTAAAGAGCGTGCATTGTGCCACAGCAGTGCCATAGCGGAAGGACAAAGCAAGGGCTTTGAATTTGAAGAGCAGCGTTTATTTGTGGTGCACAAAGGCGGCCGCTTTTACGCCTACCGCAATCAGTGCCCGCATTTGGGCATCGAACTGGAGTGGTTGCCGGATCAGTTCTTAGACGCCGAAGGCGCATTGATACAATGCGCCACCCACGGCGCGTTGTTTTTGATAGATAGCGGAGACTGCATTGCTGGTCCATGCCAGGGTCAGGCCCTCACTTCACTGCCCTGTCGCTGTGATGAAGAGGGCCAGCTGTGGGTAACTCTGTAG
- a CDS encoding imelysin family protein encodes MRTTSTLVALTLTLAACGGGGGSSSGSSPSSTGLSSEQRTALVSAITEQQIVPAMTAVHSHASTLNEQVQQWCQAPQADGLTALQQQWRDTANAWYQAQLFNFGPADADPVLPLYTYIDSLRLRGTDYRATVRTTQASWLQQDELNNAFFAEQRFQYVGLLALEEALFYGPELAQQYVDEPKRCDLLTGLSQQLAIRTEALQQGWSLNYNNSGTAYQQLLINNQLPTGRDAMAQLLIAAQEYLDYFKKRNIVTLAGTTAEVSWQLAEQALTAAKQLLTQPYAGTSLLQHMQQQGYELNVNAVNSNIAMAEQALSERDSDSFNAAIGMLDGNFKREIPVALGIELGINFSDGD; translated from the coding sequence ATGAGAACAACCAGCACCCTTGTTGCCCTAACGCTGACACTCGCGGCCTGTGGAGGCGGCGGTGGCAGCAGCAGCGGTAGCAGCCCAAGCAGCACTGGTCTGAGCAGCGAGCAGCGCACTGCGCTGGTCAGCGCCATCACCGAGCAGCAAATTGTGCCGGCAATGACCGCCGTGCACAGCCACGCCAGCACACTCAATGAGCAAGTGCAGCAATGGTGTCAGGCGCCGCAAGCGGACGGCCTAACGGCGCTGCAACAACAGTGGCGTGACACCGCCAATGCCTGGTATCAGGCGCAGTTGTTTAACTTTGGTCCGGCCGACGCCGACCCGGTATTGCCGCTCTATACCTACATAGATTCACTGCGCCTGCGTGGCACCGATTACCGCGCCACGGTGCGCACCACGCAAGCCAGTTGGCTGCAGCAAGATGAACTGAACAACGCTTTTTTTGCCGAGCAGCGTTTTCAGTACGTGGGCTTACTGGCACTGGAAGAAGCGCTGTTTTATGGCCCAGAGCTGGCACAGCAGTATGTCGACGAGCCCAAGCGCTGCGATCTGTTAACCGGCTTAAGCCAGCAGCTGGCAATACGTACAGAAGCGTTGCAGCAGGGCTGGAGCCTTAATTACAACAACAGTGGCACTGCCTATCAGCAACTGTTGATCAACAACCAGCTGCCGACCGGTCGCGATGCCATGGCGCAGCTGCTGATTGCCGCACAGGAGTATTTGGATTACTTCAAAAAGCGCAATATCGTCACGCTGGCTGGCACCACCGCCGAGGTGTCGTGGCAGCTGGCCGAGCAGGCGCTGACTGCCGCCAAACAACTGCTGACGCAGCCTTACGCCGGCACCAGCCTGCTGCAACATATGCAACAGCAGGGTTATGAGCTCAACGTCAATGCCGTCAACAGCAACATCGCCATGGCCGAGCAAGCATTAAGCGAGCGCGACAGCGACAGTTTTAACGCTGCCATTGGCATGCTGGACGGCAACTTTAAACGTGAAATCCCAGTTGCGCTGGGCATCGAGCTGGGCATTAACTTCAGTGACGGCGATTAG
- a CDS encoding aminotransferase class I/II-fold pyridoxal phosphate-dependent enzyme, translated as MNDSTQQPKRRSDDISAFQVMAILEQAQALEAQGQDVIHLQVGEPDFATPEPMVEAAVTALRAGQTRYTPALGMPELRQRIADYYQRRFAVSISAKQVILTPGASGALLLLTAARLEQGQTMLLADPGYPCNRHFARVFEAHGQLVAGDPAHDLQLTPAQVAQHWQAHTRVALVATPANPTGTVLSLTQLQQLHQAVSEQGGELWVDEIYQGLNYAAPGSAVTQMPEVETALQLGAHDNLVIINSFSKFFGMTGWRLGWAVVPEAWVERLDTLAQNLFLAPSTPAQHAALAAFSTDTMAILEARRQELQLRRDYLLQALPKLGFTLPVVPDGAFYVYADASALTDDSLSFCQQALQATGVALTPGTDFGQHQAKQHVRFAFTTPLPRLQQAMERLQHWLATR; from the coding sequence ATGAACGACTCTACTCAACAGCCAAAGCGGCGCTCTGACGACATCAGTGCGTTTCAGGTGATGGCGATTCTGGAGCAGGCGCAAGCGCTGGAAGCGCAGGGGCAGGACGTTATTCACTTGCAAGTCGGTGAGCCTGATTTTGCCACCCCAGAGCCTATGGTCGAAGCGGCGGTAACAGCGCTGCGCGCCGGTCAGACGCGCTACACCCCGGCATTGGGTATGCCGGAGCTGCGCCAACGCATCGCGGATTATTACCAGCGGCGCTTTGCTGTCTCCATCAGTGCCAAGCAAGTGATACTGACTCCCGGGGCTTCAGGAGCCTTGTTGTTATTGACGGCCGCTCGGTTAGAGCAGGGCCAGACCATGTTATTGGCCGACCCCGGCTATCCCTGCAATCGCCACTTTGCGCGTGTGTTTGAGGCCCATGGACAGCTGGTGGCAGGCGATCCCGCGCATGATTTGCAACTAACACCAGCGCAAGTCGCGCAGCATTGGCAGGCGCATACACGCGTGGCACTGGTGGCAACCCCGGCGAATCCAACTGGCACTGTGCTGTCGCTGACACAACTGCAGCAGTTGCATCAAGCAGTCAGTGAGCAAGGCGGTGAGTTGTGGGTGGATGAGATCTACCAAGGGCTGAACTATGCCGCGCCGGGTTCGGCGGTGACCCAGATGCCAGAGGTGGAAACCGCCTTACAGCTGGGGGCGCACGACAATCTGGTGATCATCAACAGCTTTTCCAAATTCTTCGGTATGACGGGCTGGCGGCTAGGTTGGGCGGTGGTGCCAGAGGCCTGGGTGGAGCGTTTGGATACGCTGGCGCAAAACCTATTTTTGGCGCCTTCCACCCCGGCCCAACACGCTGCTTTGGCGGCGTTTTCGACCGACACCATGGCGATTTTGGAAGCCCGCCGACAAGAGCTGCAGCTGCGACGCGACTACCTGCTGCAAGCTTTACCCAAGCTGGGCTTTACGCTGCCGGTGGTGCCAGATGGAGCTTTTTACGTCTATGCCGATGCCAGTGCGCTCACCGACGACAGCTTGAGTTTTTGTCAGCAAGCCTTGCAGGCCACGGGTGTGGCGTTGACGCCGGGAACCGACTTCGGACAGCACCAAGCCAAGCAGCACGTACGTTTTGCCTTCACCACGCCATTGCCGCGTTTGCAGCAAGCGATGGAGCGTTTGCAACACTGGCTGGCGACGCGCTGA
- a CDS encoding DNA polymerase II, with protein sequence MSRSTPAFLLTSEWHDDDQGTELTFWWSTAEGPLATRHRQPGVCFIDSDHSERAQAIAATLAWPVEIKPLALQSFSHQAASACYMPASYLYRWRDVLAEQGIVCREVDVRPTDRFLMERFIYGAALLDLQSSPPRLAPTRYVPKLRCLSIDIETSMPHRDRPDRLFSIALYSDSERQVLTCAEPRPGQDEQLQLHWLADEAALLQRFIDCVQRIDPDVIIGWNLVQFDLDFLRRKCQQHAIDFTLGRDGSAMGWRRQRNNPERVFVHIAGRLVLDGIELLRNATWQFESFALNHVAGELLADQKLLHGEQRGDDIERLFEQDPWQLARYNLKDCELVWRIFERADLLNFAIERAHMTGLAPDRMGGSVAAFENLYLPRLHRAGFVAPNIGEGYHQRKSPGGLVMDSVPGLHDQVLVLDFKSLYPSIIRTFCIDPMGLITGLHSAQQRSSAPQWPDDELVPGFFDALFHRQQHVLPQLIAQLGEHREQAKQHGNQALSQAIKVIMASCYGVLGSDGCRFYDTRLASSITMRGHEIIRRSADWIRQQGQRVIYGDTDSVFVALQRPHDLKDAYRTGRQLAAGLNAFWRQTLLDEYGIDSHLEMEFETYYRRFFMPSIRGEEVGSKKRYAGLAQRENGDETLIFKGLEAVRSDWTLLARQFQRELYRRLFAGEAYQQWLRHTVEQLVNGELDQQLVYRKRLRRPLSAYQRQMPPHAKAAQRLEAWLQQQGLPARFRDRGGWIEYRMTVNGPEPVEDCPSSLDYGHYVEKQLRPVADALLQFTGEDFTTLAGQQLRLF encoded by the coding sequence ATGAGCCGGTCTACGCCAGCATTCCTATTAACATCTGAATGGCATGACGACGATCAGGGGACTGAGCTGACATTTTGGTGGTCGACAGCAGAGGGCCCCTTGGCCACTCGTCATCGCCAGCCAGGTGTGTGTTTTATCGACAGTGACCACAGCGAACGCGCACAAGCCATTGCTGCGACATTGGCGTGGCCGGTTGAGATCAAGCCACTGGCGTTGCAGTCGTTTTCCCATCAGGCGGCCAGCGCTTGTTACATGCCGGCCTCGTATTTGTATCGTTGGCGCGATGTGTTAGCCGAGCAAGGCATTGTCTGCCGCGAAGTGGACGTACGCCCGACCGACCGCTTTTTGATGGAGCGCTTTATCTACGGCGCCGCCTTATTGGACCTGCAAAGCTCTCCGCCGCGCTTGGCACCCACTCGATACGTGCCCAAACTGCGCTGTTTATCCATCGATATCGAAACCTCGATGCCGCATCGCGACCGGCCCGACCGGTTATTTTCCATTGCCCTTTATAGCGATAGCGAACGGCAGGTACTCACCTGTGCTGAACCGCGCCCCGGGCAGGATGAGCAGCTGCAGTTGCACTGGTTAGCCGATGAGGCGGCATTGCTGCAGCGCTTTATCGATTGTGTGCAGCGCATCGATCCAGACGTCATCATCGGCTGGAATCTGGTGCAGTTTGATCTCGATTTTTTACGCCGCAAGTGCCAGCAACACGCCATCGACTTCACCCTTGGGCGCGACGGCAGCGCCATGGGATGGCGCCGGCAGCGCAACAATCCTGAGCGGGTATTTGTGCATATTGCTGGCCGTTTGGTGCTGGACGGCATCGAACTGCTGCGCAACGCCACCTGGCAGTTTGAAAGTTTTGCCTTGAATCATGTGGCTGGCGAGCTGCTGGCGGATCAAAAGCTGTTGCACGGCGAACAACGTGGTGATGACATCGAGCGCTTGTTCGAGCAGGACCCTTGGCAGCTGGCACGCTACAACCTGAAGGATTGTGAGCTGGTATGGCGCATCTTCGAACGCGCAGACCTGCTCAATTTTGCCATCGAGCGAGCGCACATGACCGGTCTGGCGCCGGACCGGATGGGCGGCTCGGTGGCGGCGTTTGAGAATTTATATTTGCCGCGCTTGCATCGTGCTGGCTTTGTCGCGCCCAACATTGGCGAAGGCTATCACCAACGCAAAAGCCCTGGTGGCCTAGTGATGGACTCTGTCCCTGGGCTGCACGATCAGGTGCTGGTGCTGGATTTTAAAAGTCTGTACCCGTCCATCATTCGCACCTTTTGCATCGACCCGATGGGGCTGATCACGGGTCTGCACAGCGCGCAGCAGCGCTCAAGTGCGCCGCAGTGGCCAGATGACGAGCTGGTGCCTGGCTTTTTTGATGCGCTGTTTCATCGCCAGCAGCACGTTTTGCCACAGCTGATTGCGCAGTTAGGCGAGCACCGAGAGCAGGCCAAGCAACACGGCAACCAAGCGTTATCCCAGGCGATAAAAGTGATCATGGCGTCTTGTTATGGAGTATTGGGCTCGGATGGCTGCCGTTTTTACGATACCCGCTTGGCCAGCTCTATCACTATGCGTGGCCATGAAATTATTCGTCGCAGCGCCGATTGGATTCGCCAACAAGGCCAGCGGGTGATTTATGGTGACACCGATTCGGTATTTGTCGCTTTGCAGCGCCCGCACGATCTGAAGGACGCATACCGCACTGGACGACAGTTGGCAGCTGGGTTAAACGCCTTTTGGCGGCAGACATTGCTTGATGAGTATGGCATCGACAGTCATCTGGAAATGGAGTTTGAAACCTATTACCGGCGCTTTTTTATGCCCTCTATTCGCGGCGAGGAAGTGGGCAGTAAAAAGCGTTACGCCGGGCTCGCGCAGCGCGAAAACGGCGATGAAACCTTGATCTTTAAAGGCTTGGAAGCGGTACGCAGCGACTGGACCTTGCTGGCACGGCAGTTCCAGCGTGAGCTGTATCGGCGGCTGTTTGCCGGTGAGGCGTATCAGCAGTGGTTGCGCCACACCGTCGAGCAGCTGGTCAACGGCGAGCTTGATCAGCAGCTGGTGTATCGCAAACGGCTGCGCCGGCCGTTGAGTGCTTATCAACGGCAAATGCCGCCGCATGCCAAAGCAGCGCAGCGGCTGGAAGCCTGGCTGCAGCAGCAGGGGCTGCCGGCCAGATTTCGCGATCGGGGTGGTTGGATCGAATACCGCATGACGGTCAACGGCCCTGAACCGGTGGAAGACTGCCCGTCGTCGTTGGATTACGGCCATTATGTGGAGAAGCAACTGCGCCCGGTGGCGGACGCCTTGTTGCAGTTTACTGGCGAGGATTTCACCACCTTGGCTGGCCAGCAGCTGCGGCTGTTTTAG
- a CDS encoding ABC transporter ATP-binding protein, protein MVMQLQQIGVDRGSVAIVDDVSLPVLAGKVTMLLGPNGAGKSTLLKVMAGLETPARGQIELQQDNPLSWSRQRWAANVSFLPQLSALSFPLTVKEVVALGAMAQGNSVRAQRQQLQQALQLWDIDYLAEQQVRWLSGGEQQRVQLARSWLQAQHGQLWLLDEPLSALDLRHQQQCLQRAREYVQQGRAAVMVIHDLNLAWQCADYVALLCCGRLVCAGEPTEVLTSERLTDVFQVPVEVERGVVRWC, encoded by the coding sequence ATGGTGATGCAGTTACAGCAAATCGGTGTGGACCGTGGCTCGGTGGCCATTGTCGATGATGTCTCACTGCCGGTGTTGGCCGGTAAGGTCACTATGCTGTTGGGCCCCAACGGCGCGGGTAAGTCGACCTTGCTCAAGGTGATGGCGGGTTTGGAGACGCCGGCTCGCGGCCAGATCGAACTACAGCAGGACAACCCGTTGTCCTGGTCGCGCCAGCGCTGGGCTGCAAACGTGAGCTTTTTGCCGCAGCTCAGTGCCTTGTCCTTCCCGCTGACGGTGAAGGAAGTGGTGGCGCTCGGCGCTATGGCACAAGGCAATTCGGTGCGCGCGCAGCGACAACAGTTACAGCAAGCGTTGCAGCTGTGGGACATCGATTATCTGGCCGAGCAGCAAGTGCGCTGGTTATCGGGCGGCGAGCAGCAGCGAGTGCAGCTAGCGCGCAGTTGGCTGCAAGCGCAACACGGCCAGCTATGGCTATTGGATGAACCCTTAAGTGCCCTCGATCTGCGCCATCAGCAACAGTGTTTGCAGCGCGCGCGGGAGTATGTGCAGCAAGGCCGTGCCGCGGTGATGGTAATTCATGATCTGAATCTGGCGTGGCAATGTGCCGATTACGTTGCACTATTGTGCTGCGGACGATTGGTATGTGCCGGAGAACCAACTGAGGTACTGACCAGTGAGCGCTTAACCGATGTCTTCCAGGTGCCGGTTGAAGTGGAGCGTGGTGTAGTGCGCTGGTGCTAG
- the sfsA gene encoding DNA/RNA nuclease SfsA, which produces MQYPSPLQQALLIRRYKRFLADVELPDRQVITVHCPNTGSMLRCAEPGSRVWLLDSHNPKRKYRHSWEWVEVDQQHLACINTQRANQLVAEALQEDRIAELRGYQQVEKEPKVEDGRLDFLLHANGEASAYVEVKNVTLLPEHTSVGQFPDAVTERGRKHLLRLQQLCNEGHRAVLLFCVAHQGINTVTVADDIDSAYGAALREVMAAGVEVLAYQVAFDQQVPGMSLQQRLPLVV; this is translated from the coding sequence ATGCAGTATCCGTCGCCACTGCAACAAGCGCTGCTGATCCGGCGTTACAAGCGGTTTTTGGCCGATGTGGAGTTGCCCGATAGGCAAGTGATCACGGTTCACTGTCCGAACACCGGCTCCATGTTGCGCTGCGCCGAACCTGGTAGTCGGGTGTGGTTACTGGACAGTCACAACCCCAAGCGCAAGTATCGCCACAGCTGGGAATGGGTGGAAGTGGACCAGCAGCATCTGGCCTGCATCAATACCCAGCGCGCCAATCAGCTGGTAGCAGAAGCCCTGCAGGAGGATCGCATTGCCGAGCTGCGAGGATATCAGCAGGTCGAAAAAGAGCCCAAAGTCGAAGACGGTCGGTTGGATTTTTTGCTGCACGCAAACGGTGAAGCCAGTGCCTACGTTGAAGTAAAAAACGTCACTTTGTTACCCGAGCACACGTCTGTGGGGCAATTTCCAGACGCCGTGACCGAGCGCGGACGTAAGCACTTACTGCGCCTGCAGCAGCTGTGCAATGAGGGACATCGTGCGGTGTTGCTGTTCTGCGTGGCTCACCAAGGCATCAATACAGTCACCGTTGCCGATGACATTGACTCTGCCTATGGCGCTGCCTTGCGAGAGGTGATGGCAGCGGGGGTGGAAGTGCTGGCCTATCAGGTGGCGTTTGATCAGCAAGTGCCTGGCATGTCGCTGCAGCAGCGGCTGCCCTTGGTGGTTTAG
- the dksA gene encoding RNA polymerase-binding protein DksA has protein sequence MPETKKEFALSSFTPYELKAGEEYMNDAQLEHFTSILQNWKQELMEEVDRTKEHMQTEVNNYADPNDRASQEEEFNLELRTRDRERKLIKKIEKTIDLIDSGDYGFCKACGVEIGIRRLEARPTADLCIDCKTLAEIKEKQLGV, from the coding sequence ATGCCGGAAACAAAAAAAGAGTTTGCCTTGTCCAGCTTTACTCCCTATGAGCTCAAAGCGGGTGAAGAGTACATGAATGATGCTCAGTTAGAGCACTTCACCAGCATTCTGCAGAACTGGAAGCAGGAGCTGATGGAAGAAGTGGACCGCACCAAAGAGCATATGCAAACTGAGGTCAACAACTACGCAGATCCCAACGATCGTGCTAGCCAGGAAGAAGAGTTCAACCTGGAACTGCGCACCCGTGATCGCGAGCGCAAGTTGATCAAGAAAATTGAAAAGACCATCGATCTGATCGACAGCGGCGACTACGGCTTTTGCAAAGCCTGTGGCGTTGAGATTGGCATTCGTCGTCTGGAAGCACGTCCCACAGCCGATCTGTGTATCGACTGTAAGACCCTGGCTGAAATCAAAGAAAAGCAGCTCGGCGTCTGA
- a CDS encoding DUF1513 domain-containing protein — protein sequence MTAHSVHRRQLLLAGLSLPLLAAPMCGAWLAQQRPQQWLISAQGRQPETFGAVWSNQRGHAQQSQVGIRGHDVVQHPLRPDSVLMVARRPGRQLVEIDLTSGEVLQRVHCQAGLHLNGHACFSPDGRYLFTTESDMAAGHGRLIVRDGSDYRLLAQFNSHGIGPHELQFMPDGRTLAVANGGLLTHPDSGRTLLNPDTMRSSLSLINSHNGELLNDFRVAEPKASIRHLDVSQQGDISVALQMQRSASHHQRLAPLAALLPAGGQQLKVLGEPETLLWHCNDYMGSTRINNLSRIAGFTSPRGDIALFWHLDSGQLAGFHRLHDVCGLTVSLDQRQFILSSSSGHVRQLDAFTLQELPDSRMHLPGISWDNHLHAIQRQQASV from the coding sequence ATGACTGCTCACTCTGTTCACCGTCGCCAGCTGTTGTTGGCCGGTTTGTCATTGCCGCTGCTGGCCGCGCCGATGTGCGGAGCCTGGCTGGCACAACAACGCCCGCAGCAATGGCTGATTTCTGCCCAAGGGCGCCAGCCAGAAACCTTTGGTGCCGTCTGGAGCAACCAACGCGGTCACGCGCAGCAAAGCCAAGTTGGCATTCGCGGACACGATGTGGTGCAACATCCGTTGCGCCCTGACAGCGTACTGATGGTCGCCAGGCGCCCTGGCCGCCAGCTGGTGGAAATCGATCTCACCTCCGGCGAGGTGTTGCAGCGTGTGCACTGCCAAGCAGGCCTGCACCTCAATGGCCACGCTTGTTTCAGCCCCGATGGGCGCTATTTGTTTACCACCGAGTCAGACATGGCCGCTGGCCACGGGCGTTTGATCGTGCGCGATGGCAGCGACTATCGGCTGTTGGCTCAGTTCAATAGCCACGGCATTGGCCCACATGAACTCCAATTTATGCCCGATGGGCGCACGCTGGCGGTGGCCAATGGTGGCTTGTTGACCCACCCAGACTCAGGGCGCACGCTGCTCAATCCGGACACCATGCGCTCCAGTTTGAGCCTGATTAATAGCCACAACGGAGAGCTGCTGAACGACTTTCGCGTGGCAGAACCCAAGGCCAGCATTCGCCATCTCGACGTCAGCCAGCAAGGCGACATCAGTGTGGCGCTGCAAATGCAGCGCAGCGCCAGCCATCATCAGCGCTTAGCCCCATTGGCCGCACTGCTACCCGCTGGTGGCCAGCAGCTGAAAGTACTGGGTGAACCTGAAACACTGCTATGGCATTGCAACGACTACATGGGCAGCACTCGCATCAACAACCTCAGCCGCATCGCCGGATTCACCAGCCCACGCGGCGATATTGCCCTGTTCTGGCACCTCGACAGCGGCCAGCTGGCTGGCTTTCATCGCCTGCACGATGTGTGCGGGCTGACCGTCAGCCTCGACCAGCGCCAGTTTATTTTGAGCAGCTCCAGCGGCCATGTGCGTCAGCTGGACGCCTTTACCTTGCAAGAGTTGCCCGACTCACGCATGCACCTGCCGGGCATCAGCTGGGACAACCATTTGCACGCTATCCAACGACAGCAAGCCAGCGTTTGA
- a CDS encoding Crp/Fnr family transcriptional regulator produces the protein MYLTNQPSTTIAQLLERIPALTQALIDGLELNQEVITLEGVDNLYDVFDQDKLFLIQDGALQLSHNGYSLVTFEEGDLIGITHSFSVPTPIFRTDEYVELVTIDRNEFLRHVYSDKRLLHYWSQYLITLNAILLNYLAEQHKEQTRPVAGFQNVQAGEVIIQQGDVADHVYTIISGSADVFVDGVKVGEIGEEEVFGAMAVFTGEARSATVTATSTSTIMAVPKEDFTLLIEAQPKAALNLIEDLARRISTMNQQLIEESEKKSQI, from the coding sequence ATGTACTTAACCAACCAACCATCGACCACCATTGCCCAGCTTCTGGAACGTATTCCTGCCTTGACCCAGGCGTTGATCGACGGCTTGGAACTGAACCAGGAAGTGATCACCCTAGAAGGCGTCGATAACCTGTACGACGTGTTCGACCAGGACAAACTCTTTCTGATTCAAGACGGCGCACTGCAGTTAAGTCACAACGGCTACAGCTTGGTCACCTTCGAAGAAGGCGACTTAATCGGCATTACCCACTCATTTTCCGTGCCGACGCCCATTTTCCGCACCGATGAGTACGTCGAGCTGGTCACCATCGATCGCAACGAGTTCCTGCGCCATGTCTATTCCGATAAGCGCCTGTTGCACTACTGGAGCCAGTACCTGATTACTTTGAACGCCATCTTGCTGAACTATCTGGCCGAACAACACAAAGAGCAAACACGCCCAGTCGCTGGCTTTCAAAACGTGCAGGCCGGTGAGGTTATTATTCAGCAAGGCGATGTCGCCGACCATGTTTACACCATCATTTCAGGCAGTGCCGATGTGTTCGTCGATGGCGTAAAAGTGGGCGAAATTGGCGAAGAAGAAGTCTTTGGTGCCATGGCCGTGTTCACCGGCGAAGCGCGTTCGGCAACGGTGACGGCCACCAGCACCAGCACCATCATGGCGGTACCGAAGGAAGACTTTACCTTGTTGATCGAAGCGCAACCCAAAGCCGCGCTCAACCTGATTGAGGATTTAGCCCGCCGGATCAGCACCATGAATCAGCAGCTGATCGAAGAAAGCGAGAAGAAATCTCAAATATAA